Proteins from a genomic interval of Lysobacter stagni:
- the trxA gene encoding thioredoxin TrxA, with product MSEKILHVGDADFDAAVLQSSEPVLVDFWAEWCGPCKMIAPALDELAETYQGKVKIAKVNVDHNRTTAMKYHVRSIPMLLLFKNGQVQATQIGAVGKAQLSQMLDKAL from the coding sequence GTGAGCGAGAAAATTTTGCACGTCGGCGATGCCGATTTCGATGCCGCCGTGCTGCAGTCGTCCGAACCCGTGCTGGTCGACTTCTGGGCCGAATGGTGCGGCCCGTGCAAGATGATCGCGCCGGCCTTGGACGAGCTCGCCGAGACCTACCAGGGCAAGGTCAAGATCGCCAAGGTCAACGTGGACCACAACCGCACCACGGCCATGAAGTACCACGTGCGCTCCATCCCGATGCTGCTTCTGTTCAAGAACGGCCAGGTCCAGGCGACCCAGATCGGCGCGGTGGGCAAGGCCCAGCTGAGCCAGATGCTCGACAAGGCGCTCTGA
- the rhlB gene encoding ATP-dependent RNA helicase RhlB, translating to MSDKPLTDVSFSSFDLHPSLLAGLEAAGFTRCTPIQALTLPIALQGRDVAGQAQTGTGKTLAFLVAVINRLLTRPALAERKPEDPRALILAPTRELAIQIHKDAVKFGSELGLKFALVYGGVDYDKQRELLQKGADVIIATPGRLIDYVKQHKVVSLHACEVCVLDEADRMFDLGFIKDIRFLLRRMPIRTERQTLLFSATLSHRVLELAYEHMNEPEKVVVETEFITAAKVRQKVFFPADDEKIPLLLGLLSRSEGARTMVFVNTKAFVERVARALERGGYRVGVLSGDVPQKKRESLLNKFQKGQLEILVATDVAARGLHIDGVSHVYNYDLPFDAEDYVHRIGRTARLGAEGDAISFACERYAMSLPDIEAYIEQKLPVAAVEADLLVALPRAPRELPEGAEGEGEQESIGAIFKEAREQRAADEERRGGGRSRSGGGGGRRDGRVEGRGERRGDGRRSEGGRDGAPRGERKPRPQPAAEPTTQAHQAVEAAMPPTGDAERAPRKRRRRRGGRRIEGADGAVAAAASPASKQPTQVHAQKAAKDGDKLGLLHRIGRGLKSLISRSPRSQH from the coding sequence ATGAGCGACAAGCCTTTAACCGACGTTTCCTTCTCTTCCTTCGACCTGCATCCGAGCCTCCTGGCCGGACTGGAAGCCGCAGGTTTCACCCGTTGCACGCCCATCCAGGCGCTGACGCTTCCCATCGCATTGCAGGGCCGTGACGTCGCCGGCCAGGCCCAGACCGGCACCGGCAAGACCCTGGCGTTTCTGGTCGCGGTGATCAACCGACTGCTCACCCGCCCGGCGCTGGCCGAACGCAAGCCCGAAGACCCGCGCGCGCTGATCCTGGCGCCGACGCGCGAGCTGGCCATCCAGATCCACAAGGACGCGGTGAAGTTCGGCAGCGAGCTGGGCCTGAAGTTCGCGCTGGTGTACGGCGGCGTCGACTACGACAAGCAGCGCGAGCTGCTGCAGAAGGGCGCCGACGTCATCATCGCCACACCCGGCCGCCTGATCGACTACGTCAAGCAGCACAAGGTCGTGTCGCTGCACGCCTGCGAAGTGTGCGTGCTGGACGAAGCCGACCGCATGTTCGACCTGGGTTTCATCAAGGACATCCGCTTCCTGCTGCGGCGCATGCCGATCCGCACCGAGCGGCAGACCCTGCTGTTCTCGGCCACGCTCAGCCATCGCGTGCTGGAGCTGGCGTACGAGCACATGAACGAGCCGGAAAAGGTCGTCGTCGAAACCGAGTTCATCACGGCAGCCAAGGTCAGGCAGAAGGTGTTCTTCCCGGCCGACGACGAGAAGATCCCGCTGCTGCTGGGCCTGCTCTCGCGCAGCGAGGGCGCGCGCACGATGGTGTTCGTGAACACCAAGGCCTTCGTCGAGCGCGTCGCCCGCGCGCTGGAGCGGGGCGGTTACCGCGTTGGCGTGCTCTCCGGCGACGTCCCGCAGAAGAAGCGCGAGTCGCTGCTCAACAAGTTCCAGAAGGGCCAGCTCGAAATCCTCGTAGCTACCGATGTGGCCGCGCGCGGCCTGCACATCGACGGTGTCAGCCACGTCTACAACTACGACCTGCCGTTCGACGCGGAGGACTACGTCCACCGCATCGGCCGCACCGCGCGCCTGGGCGCCGAGGGCGACGCGATCAGCTTCGCCTGCGAGCGCTACGCGATGTCGCTGCCGGACATCGAGGCCTACATCGAGCAGAAGCTGCCGGTGGCGGCCGTGGAGGCGGACCTGCTGGTCGCCCTCCCGCGTGCACCGCGCGAACTGCCGGAAGGTGCCGAGGGCGAAGGCGAGCAGGAAAGCATCGGCGCGATCTTCAAGGAAGCGCGCGAGCAACGCGCCGCCGACGAGGAGCGTCGTGGTGGTGGCCGCAGCCGCAGTGGCGGCGGTGGCGGTCGTCGCGACGGGCGTGTCGAGGGTCGCGGAGAGCGCCGTGGCGACGGTCGTCGCAGCGAGGGCGGTCGTGATGGCGCGCCGCGTGGCGAACGCAAGCCGCGTCCGCAGCCGGCAGCCGAGCCCACCACGCAGGCGCATCAGGCCGTCGAAGCCGCGATGCCGCCCACCGGCGACGCCGAGCGCGCGCCGCGCAAGCGCCGCCGTCGTCGTGGTGGCCGCCGTATCGAGGGCGCCGACGGCGCAGTGGCGGCTGCAGCCTCCCCTGCATCCAAGCAGCCCACTCAGGTCCACGCGCAGAAGGCAGCGAAGGATGGCGACAAGCTCGGTCTGCTGCACCGCATCGGCCGTGGGCTGAAGTCGCTGATTTCGCGCTCGCCGCGCAGTCAGCACTGA
- the ftsE gene encoding cell division ATP-binding protein FtsE: MSVLRFDNVSKRYEGRDALSEVSFEVAQGEMLFVTGHSGAGKSTLLKLIHLSERPSRGTVLFGSQNLTKVRGRRIALHRRDVGVVFQDHRLLADRSVADNVALPLILRGMRRGDIGKRVRNVLDKVGLGSRAGALPTQLSAGEQQRVGIARAIVGEPRLLVADEPTGNLDPTLSAEIMALFESLPERGTSVLVASHDLALVKRMKKRVLVLNQGRLVDDISPEDLAQ; this comes from the coding sequence ATGAGCGTCCTGCGCTTCGACAATGTCAGCAAGCGATACGAAGGCCGCGATGCGTTGAGCGAGGTCAGCTTCGAGGTCGCGCAGGGCGAGATGCTGTTCGTGACCGGCCATTCCGGCGCGGGCAAGAGCACCCTGCTCAAGCTGATCCACCTGTCCGAGCGCCCCAGCCGCGGCACCGTGCTGTTCGGTTCGCAGAACCTGACCAAGGTGCGCGGCCGCCGCATCGCGCTGCATCGTCGCGACGTGGGCGTGGTGTTCCAGGACCATCGATTGCTGGCTGACCGCAGCGTCGCCGACAACGTCGCGCTGCCGCTGATCCTGCGCGGCATGCGTCGCGGCGACATCGGCAAGCGCGTGCGCAACGTGCTGGACAAGGTAGGCCTGGGCTCCCGCGCCGGCGCTTTGCCCACGCAGCTGTCGGCGGGCGAGCAGCAGCGCGTGGGCATCGCCCGCGCCATCGTCGGCGAGCCGCGCCTGCTGGTCGCCGACGAACCCACCGGCAACCTCGATCCGACGCTCTCGGCGGAAATCATGGCGCTGTTCGAGTCGCTGCCCGAGCGCGGCACCAGCGTGCTTGTCGCCAGCCACGACCTGGCGCTGGTCAAGCGCATGAAGAAGCGGGTGCTCGTGCTGAACCAGGGGCGCCTGGTCGACGACATCTCGCCCGAGGACCTGGCCCAGTGA
- the ftsX gene encoding permease-like cell division protein FtsX — MSAQTAPPPSPPRSRLGTWFDHHVYSLVASAGRMLRKPWATALTIGVMAVAIALPVGLWAALGNVERFTGTVEQSRQVSLFLKTTVDVPRARALADQLRNRGDIAAVELRTPEQGMDELRHSSGLGEAISAVEGNPLPSLLIVSPKGDETLVADSLRNLPEVDVVQHDAAWRQRLDSWLRFGVRLAWVLAALLGLGALLVVGNTVRLDIQSRREEIAVLQQLGATDGFIRRPFLYLGACYGVVAGALALALLTAADQALRAPLADLARSYGSQFSLQGFDLASAVGIVVTSGVLGWLGAGLVTGHYLRQTRPTT, encoded by the coding sequence GTGAGCGCGCAGACCGCACCGCCGCCCAGCCCGCCGCGCTCGCGCCTGGGCACCTGGTTCGACCATCACGTCTACAGCCTCGTCGCCAGCGCGGGCCGCATGCTGCGCAAGCCGTGGGCCACCGCACTGACCATCGGCGTCATGGCCGTGGCCATCGCCTTGCCGGTGGGCCTGTGGGCGGCGCTGGGCAATGTCGAACGTTTCACCGGCACCGTGGAGCAGTCGCGCCAGGTGTCGCTGTTCCTGAAGACCACGGTGGACGTGCCGCGCGCCCGCGCGCTGGCCGACCAGCTGCGCAACCGCGGCGATATCGCCGCCGTCGAACTGCGCACGCCTGAACAGGGCATGGACGAACTGCGCCACAGCAGCGGCCTGGGCGAGGCGATCAGTGCGGTCGAGGGCAACCCGTTGCCCAGCCTGCTCATCGTTTCGCCGAAGGGCGACGAGACTCTGGTGGCCGACTCGCTGCGCAACCTGCCGGAAGTCGATGTGGTCCAGCACGACGCCGCATGGCGTCAGCGCCTGGACAGCTGGCTGCGCTTCGGCGTGCGCCTGGCCTGGGTGCTGGCGGCGCTGCTCGGCCTGGGCGCGCTGCTGGTGGTGGGCAACACGGTGCGCTTGGACATCCAGTCGCGCCGCGAGGAAATCGCCGTACTGCAGCAGCTGGGCGCCACCGACGGCTTCATCCGCCGGCCGTTCCTGTACCTGGGCGCATGCTATGGCGTGGTCGCCGGCGCGCTCGCGCTGGCCTTGCTGACCGCCGCCGATCAGGCCCTGCGCGCGCCGCTGGCCGATCTGGCACGCAGCTACGGCAGCCAGTTTTCCCTGCAGGGCTTCGATCTCGCCTCCGCGGTGGGGATCGTCGTGACTTCCGGCGTTCTGGGGTGGCTGGGCGCCGGCCTCGTCACCGGCCACTACCTGCGTCAGACTCGACCCACGACATGA
- a CDS encoding response regulator, whose amino-acid sequence MSQDLRHLANAAPRIMVVDGSKLVRKLIGDVLARELSDAIVVPCAGIGEARAALASGAVDLVTTSLSLPDGDGIALARAVREAAGQAYVPIIVVSGDAQSHLESRRFTEDVTDYFDKALGHTALAAFIRGYVQPQPIPGARVLYVEDSKVVALATKRMLERHGLTVLHFVGVEEALEYLETHRGQDDVGCDLVLTDVYLKGALSGNDLLARLREDFRYGKRRLPVLVMTGDGNADNQSALLRAGANDLVLKPIEERLLVTKTLFQLRLARLAEPATLDA is encoded by the coding sequence ATGAGCCAGGATCTCCGCCATCTAGCCAACGCCGCACCGCGGATCATGGTCGTGGACGGCTCCAAGCTGGTGCGCAAGCTCATCGGCGACGTGCTCGCCCGCGAGCTGAGCGATGCGATCGTGGTGCCCTGTGCGGGCATCGGCGAGGCGCGTGCCGCTCTCGCCAGCGGTGCGGTCGACCTGGTCACCACGTCGCTGTCCCTGCCCGACGGCGATGGCATCGCGCTCGCACGCGCCGTGCGCGAGGCGGCCGGCCAGGCCTACGTCCCGATCATCGTCGTTTCGGGCGACGCGCAGTCGCATCTGGAATCGCGCCGTTTCACCGAAGACGTCACCGACTATTTCGACAAGGCGCTGGGTCACACGGCGCTGGCCGCGTTCATTCGCGGCTACGTGCAGCCACAGCCCATCCCCGGTGCGCGCGTCCTATATGTCGAAGACAGCAAGGTCGTCGCGCTGGCGACCAAGCGCATGCTCGAGCGCCACGGACTGACCGTGCTGCACTTCGTCGGCGTGGAGGAAGCGCTGGAATACCTGGAGACGCATCGCGGGCAGGACGATGTCGGCTGCGATCTGGTGCTCACCGACGTCTATCTGAAAGGCGCACTCAGCGGCAACGACCTGCTCGCCCGCCTGCGCGAAGACTTCCGCTACGGCAAGCGTCGCCTTCCGGTGCTGGTGATGACCGGCGATGGCAACGCGGACAACCAGAGCGCACTGCTGCGCGCCGGTGCGAACGATCTGGTGCTCAAGCCGATCGAGGAACGCCTTCTGGTCACCAAGACGCTGTTCCAGCTTCGCCTGGCGCGCCTGGCGGAGCCGGCGACGCTGGACGCATGA